In Miscanthus floridulus cultivar M001 chromosome 5, ASM1932011v1, whole genome shotgun sequence, one genomic interval encodes:
- the LOC136455287 gene encoding uncharacterized protein produces the protein MVNPIIGMKQLTKVLMDGESGLNIVYIETLDLIGIDRSRIRPTRAPFHGIVPGKQAIPLGQIDLPITFKDPTNYRMETLTFEVVGFHGTYHTVLGRPRYTKFMAIPNYAYLKLKMPGPHGVIIVGTSF, from the coding sequence ATGGTCAACCCAATCATTGGTATGAAGCAGCTCactaaggtactgatggatggagaaaGCGGCCTCAACATCGTGTACATAGAGACACTTGATCTAATAGGCATCGATCGGTCACGTATCCGACCGACCagggcacctttccacggcatcgtgccagggaaacagGCCATACCACTCGGacagattgacctgcccatcaCCTTCAAGGATCCGaccaactataggatggagaccctcacctttgaggtggtcgggttccatggaacctaccacaccgTCCTAGGACGACCacgctacacgaagttcatggccatccccaattacgcctacctgaagctcaagatgccaggcccgcATGGAGTCATCATCGTCGGCACCTCTTtctag
- the LOC136455288 gene encoding CBL-interacting protein kinase 11-like: MDGRRTILMGRYEIGKQLGQGTFAKVFYARNLTTSQAVAIKMINKDKVMKVGLMEQIKREISIMRLVKHPNVLQLFEVMASKSKIYFVLEYAKGGELFNKIAKGGKLSEDAARKYFHQLISAVDYCHSRGVYHRDLKPENLLLDENENLKVSDFGLSALAESKRQDGLLHTTCGTPAYVAPEVLSRKGYDGAKADIWSCGVILFVLVAGYLPFHDTNLIEMYRKISRAEFRCPRIFSTELKDLLYKILDPDPSTRISIARIKRSAWYRKPVEVHAKKNEAQTSENTCTGEGPTSGSTECSTSEGNQGPLSLPNLNAFDIISLSTGFNLSGFFEDKYGRREERFTTRQPATTVFTKLKELSKRLKLKVKKKENGILKLAAPKEGKKGVLELDAEIFEVAPSLLLVELKKTNGDTMEYQKLVKEEIRPALKDIVWVWQDDQHQHSQPPQSLLSPPQPQDELRPSVPQQEGQDLLEAPLPSLPLDQLKSPTAPEQAEQLPQQEQLEQLQTPIAPEEQNN, encoded by the coding sequence ATGGATGGTAGGAGGACAATTTTAATGGGACGTTATGAAATCGGTAAACAGCTGGGACAAGGAACCTTTGCAAAGGTCTTTTATGCTCGTAATCTTACTACTAGCCAAGCTGTTGCCATAAAGATGATTAACAAGGACAAGGTTATGAAGGTTGGGCTCATGGAGCAGATAAAGAGGGAGATTTCAATAATGAGGTTAGTGAAGCATCCAAATGTTCTTCAGCTTTTTGAGGTTATGGCTAGCAAGAGCAAGATTTATTTTGTTTTGGAGTATGCTAAAGGTGGTGAGCTTTTCAACAAAATTGCTAAGGGGGGAAAGCTCAGTGAGGATGCTGCGAGGAAATATTTCCACCAATTGATCAGTGCTGTTGATTATTGCCACAGTCGAGGTGTCTATCACCGTGACTTGAAGCCCGAAAACCTTCTACTTGATGAGAACGAAAACCTTAAAGTCTCAGATTTTGGTCTGAGTGCTCTAGCTGAGTCCAAGAGGCAAGATGGTCTCCTGCATACCACATGTGGAACTCCAGCTTATGTTGCTCCTGAAGTGCTGAGCAGAAAAGGTTATGATGGTGCAAAGGCAGATATATGGTCTTGTGGAGTAATTCTTTTTGTGCTTGTGGCTGGTTACCTTCCTTTCCATGACACAAATTTGATAGAGATGTACAGGAAAATTTCCAGAGCCGAGTTTAGATGCCCTCGTATTTTCTCAACTGAGCTGAAGGATCTGCTATATAAAATCCTTGATCCAGATCCAAGCACTAGAATTTCTATCGCGAGGATAAAGAGGAGTGCTTGGTACAGAAAACCGGTTGAAGTACATGCAAAGAAAAATGAGGCCCAAACAAGTGAGAATACTTGTACAGGTGAAGGTCCAACTTCTGGCTCAACAGAGTGCAGTACATCCGAAGGAAATCAAGGGCCATTAAGCCTCCCAAACTTGAATGCATTTGACATCATCTCTCTTTCAACAGGTTTTAATCTCTCTGGGTTTTTTGAGGATAAGTATGGTCGCAGGGAAGAGAGATTTACTACCAGGCAACCTGCAACAACAGTATTTACAAAGCTGAAGGAGCTCTCCAAACGCTTAAAGCTAAAGgtcaagaagaaagaaaatgggATCTTGAAGTTGGCAGCTCCAAAGGAAGGAAAGAAGGGTGTGCTTGAGCTTGATGCAGAGATTTTTGAGGTTGCCCCTTCTTTGCTCTTAGTTGAGTTGAAGAAGACCAACGGGGACACGATGGAGTATCAAAAGCTAGTGAAAGAGGAGATAAGGCCAGCACTGAAGGATATTGTTTGGGTTTGGCAAGATGATCAACACCAGCACTCGCAACCACCACAGTCTCTATTGTCACCACCGCAGCCACAGGATGAGTTGCGACCATCGGTGCCTCAGCAAGAGGGGCAAGACTTGTTAGAAGCCCCATTGCCATCACTACCGCTTGACCAGTTGAAATCACCAACTGCCCCAGAGCAAGCAGAGCAGCTGCCACAACAAGAACAGTTGGAACAGTTGCAAACGCCAATTGCTCCAGAGGAACAAAATAACTAG
- the LOC136455286 gene encoding LOW QUALITY PROTEIN: LRR receptor-like serine/threonine-protein kinase RPK2 (The sequence of the model RefSeq protein was modified relative to this genomic sequence to represent the inferred CDS: inserted 2 bases in 1 codon) gives MVKPSEIRSTSLLKEIVAIASASAIVVVLLVALTLCICTRKWPQRASKRSFRGREVKIFADVEIGAPLTYETVVRATGNFNASNWRCIGTGGFGATYGAEVAPGVLVAXKRLAIGKQHGDKEFQAQVRILGQCCHPRLVTLLGYHISESDMFLIYNYLPGGNLERFIQERGKRPISWRRLHKIALDVARALAYMHDECVPRILHRDVKPNNILLDNECNAYLSDFGLARLLQNSETHATTDVAGTFGYVAPEYAMTCRVSDKADVYSYGVVLLELISDNKALDPSFSPYENGFNIVSWAVNLLGRGRVREFFIEGLWEKAPHDDLVEFLNLAVRCTQESLASRPTMKHVVRRLRELRPPSY, from the exons ATGGTGAAGCCTTCGGAGATTAGATCTACATCATTG CTCAAAGAGATTGTTGCCATAGCTTCAGCATCAGCCATTGTTGTGGTTCTGTTAGTTGCACTCACCCTGTGCATCTGCACAAGGAAATGGCCTCAGAGAGCATCAAAGCGCTCTTTTAGGGGAAGGGAAGTCAAGATTTTCGCCGATGTTGAAATTGGAGCCCCCCTGACATATGAGACTGTGGTCCGCGCCACTGGGAATTTCAATGCTAGCAACT GGCGGTGCATCGGCACCGGCGGCTTTGGCGCGACATACGGAGCCGAGGTGGCACCTGGAGTTCTTGTGGC AAAGAGGCTTGCTATTGGGAAGCAGCATGGCGACAAGGAGTTCCAAGCACAAGTGAGGATCCTTGGGCAATGCTGTCATCCTCGTCTTGTCACTCTCTTGGGGTACCACATCAGCGAGTCGGATATGTTTCTGATATACAACTATCTGCCAGGTGGCAACCTGGAAAGGTTCATACAAGAGAGGGGTAAGAGGCCAATCAGCTGGAGAAGGCTTCACAAGATTGCTCTGGACGTTGCTCGTGCGCTTGCGTACATGCATGACGAATGCGTCCCCCGCATTCTGCACCGAGATGTCAAGCCAAACAACATATTGCTCGACAATGAATGCAACGCATACCTTTCTGATTTTGGATTGGCGAGGCTTCTCCAGAACTCAGAAACACATGCGACAACGGATGTTGCTGGTACTTTTGGTTATGTGGCTCCTGAGTATGCAATGACATGCCGCGTGTCTGACAAAGCAGATGTCTACAGTTACGGAGTTGTGCTGCTGGAGCTGATTTCAGACAACAAAGCACTGGACCCATCATTTTCTCCATATGAAAATGGTTTCAACATTGTCAGCTGGGCTGTGAATCTTCTTGGGCGTG GCAGGGTTCGCGAGTTCTTCATCGAAGGCTTGTGGGAGAAGGCCCCGCATGATGATCTGGTTGAGTTCCTGAACCTGGCGGTCCGGTGCACGCAGGAGTCTCTTGCTTCTAGGCCCACAATGAAGCATGTTGTTCGACGCCTAAGGGAACTCCGACCCCCTTCTTACTAG
- the LOC136453440 gene encoding uncharacterized protein has translation MECSRGRRRWTWRWCGRSMLKLAGLCFAVSIICLCGVRSWACSGSGCRGSTVLLRSESWRRGRAAASCGDQGCDINTGGQGQWRRLLADGPGSDPPRCTSKCGDCSPCYPVHVAVPPGVPVTTEYYPEAWRCKCGNRLYMP, from the exons ATGGAGTGCTCCCGGGGGAGGCGGAGATGGACATGGAGGTGGTGTGGCAGATCCATGCTAAAGCTGGCGGGGCTGTGCTTCGCCGTGTCCATCATCTGCCTGTGCGGCGTCCGGTCCTGGGCTTGCAGTGGCAGCGGCTGCAGGGGGAGTACTGTGTTGCTCCGTTCAG AATCCTGGAGACGAGGACGAGCGGCAGCATCTTGCGGTGATCAG GGGTGCGACATCAACACGGGTGGGCAAGGGCAATGGCGGCGGCTGCTGGCGGATGGTCCGGGGTCAGACCCGCCGCGGTGCACGTCCAAGTGCGGCGACTGCAGCCCGTGCTACCCGGTGCACGTGGCCGTGCCGCCGGGCGTGCCGGTCACCACCGAGTACTACCCGGAGGCGTGGAGGTGCAAGTGCGGCAACCGCCTCTACATGCCATGA